A genomic window from Brevibacillus agri includes:
- the rnpM gene encoding RNase P modulator RnpM: MKQKKIPLRKCIVCQGMFPKKELIRVVRTPAEEIVIDLTGKAAGRGTYVCRQESCLKPDAFASGKWKKVLERALNMSISEEKYDAFREKWLEMMGR, translated from the coding sequence ATGAAGCAAAAAAAGATCCCTTTGCGTAAATGCATTGTTTGCCAAGGAATGTTTCCGAAAAAGGAATTGATCCGCGTAGTCCGGACGCCCGCTGAGGAGATTGTCATCGACCTGACGGGAAAGGCGGCGGGACGCGGTACCTATGTGTGTCGGCAGGAAAGCTGTCTGAAGCCGGATGCGTTCGCATCGGGAAAATGGAAAAAAGTGCTGGAACGTGCCCTGAACATGTCCATCTCCGAAGAGAAGTACGATGCTTTTCGTGAGAAATGGCTGGAGATGATGGGACGATGA
- a CDS encoding YlxQ family RNA-binding protein has product MIPKAAQLLGIAMRARKIVTGEELVITAVRNGQARLVLLASDASDNTAKKVKDKCSYYGVSCVTTGDRYSLGHAIGKDGRVTVAVTDGKLAESIQRLLT; this is encoded by the coding sequence ATGATCCCTAAAGCAGCTCAGTTGCTCGGCATTGCGATGCGCGCGCGCAAAATCGTGACCGGGGAGGAATTGGTCATCACGGCTGTTCGCAACGGCCAGGCCCGTCTCGTTTTGCTCGCATCGGACGCATCTGACAATACGGCCAAAAAAGTCAAGGATAAATGTTCCTATTACGGGGTCTCATGTGTAACCACAGGCGACCGATATTCATTGGGACACGCAATCGGAAAAGATGGGCGCGTTACCGTGGCGGTGACCGATGGGAAGTTGGCTGAAAGCATTCAGCGTCTGCTCACCTAA